In a genomic window of Cytobacillus sp. FSL H8-0458:
- a CDS encoding sulfite exporter TauE/SafE family protein — protein sequence MDLSAGFLLIVIGVLAGGYGTIVGAGGGFIFVPALLLIFQLEPAIAAGTGLIIVLINSLSGVIGYAKKEKIQYQNGLILGIGALPGSLLGVWLLQHYSSGYFYVIFATLLVALGTFLFTKNLPEKWRRHVPSEGYEYVAAASSIGKDGSIHQSAAVSKIDSTYKEKWLIPLGFLIGILSSYLGIGGGWLLVPILVYVFKTPAHYATATSIFSLCLYTSVGVISHIYYGNIDWQTVVYGGLGVIAGSQLGVLLSQRIPGRVIIQMLSVLLILIGFRMYFNF from the coding sequence GTGGATCTAAGCGCCGGTTTCTTGCTTATAGTAATTGGTGTACTTGCAGGAGGATACGGAACAATTGTCGGTGCGGGTGGCGGATTTATTTTCGTTCCCGCCCTGCTTCTCATTTTTCAATTGGAGCCAGCGATTGCTGCAGGCACAGGACTTATCATCGTCTTAATAAATTCTCTATCTGGTGTAATTGGTTATGCGAAAAAAGAGAAGATTCAGTATCAAAATGGACTTATATTAGGCATCGGTGCTTTGCCCGGTTCCTTATTGGGAGTCTGGCTGCTCCAGCACTACTCATCAGGTTATTTTTATGTTATTTTTGCCACTTTATTAGTTGCGCTCGGAACCTTTTTATTTACGAAGAACCTGCCGGAAAAATGGAGAAGGCATGTTCCTTCTGAAGGCTATGAGTATGTAGCAGCAGCTTCCTCTATTGGCAAGGATGGTTCCATTCATCAATCCGCAGCAGTAAGTAAAATAGATAGCACCTATAAGGAAAAATGGCTCATTCCGCTGGGGTTTTTAATTGGAATTTTATCCAGCTATCTCGGAATCGGAGGAGGCTGGCTCCTTGTTCCTATTTTAGTTTATGTATTTAAGACTCCTGCTCACTACGCAACTGCAACATCTATTTTTTCCCTCTGTCTTTATACCTCTGTGGGTGTAATATCGCATATTTATTACGGTAATATTGACTGGCAGACGGTAGTTTATGGGGGGCTGGGTGTCATTGCCGGTTCACAGCTTGGGGTTTTACTTTCCCAAAGAATCCCGGGGAGAGTAATTATTCAAATGCTGTCGGTATTGCTGATTTTAATAGGATTTCGAATGTATTTTAACTTTTAA